A region from the Citrobacter telavivensis genome encodes:
- a CDS encoding dienelactone hydrolase family protein, translating into MTRLTAKDFPQELLDYYDYYAHGKISKREFLNLAAKYAVGGVTALALFNMLKPNYALAEQVKFTDPDILPEYIHYPSPNGHGNVRGYLVKPANATGNVPAVVVVHENRGLNPYIEDVARRVAKAGYIALAPDGLSSVGGYPGNDEEGKVLQQKVDPTKLMNDFFAAVEFMKQHPEASGKVGITGFCYGGGVSNAAAVAYPELECAVPFYGRQPAAADVPKIKAPILLHYAALDKNINEGWPAYEAALKENNKVYEAYIYPGVNHGFHNDSTPRYDQAAAELAWQRTLAWFEKYLS; encoded by the coding sequence ATGACGCGTCTGACAGCCAAAGATTTTCCGCAGGAGTTGCTCGATTATTACGACTACTACGCACACGGGAAAATCTCGAAACGAGAGTTCCTCAATCTCGCGGCAAAGTACGCCGTTGGCGGGGTGACGGCGCTGGCGCTGTTCAATATGCTCAAGCCCAACTATGCGCTGGCGGAACAGGTGAAATTCACCGATCCCGATATTTTGCCTGAGTATATTCACTATCCGTCGCCAAACGGTCATGGCAACGTGCGCGGCTATCTGGTGAAACCGGCCAACGCGACGGGCAACGTGCCTGCTGTGGTAGTGGTGCATGAGAACCGGGGCCTGAATCCCTATATTGAAGATGTCGCAAGGCGGGTCGCGAAAGCGGGCTACATTGCGCTGGCACCCGACGGTTTAAGCTCGGTGGGCGGCTACCCTGGAAACGATGAAGAAGGGAAAGTTTTGCAGCAGAAAGTGGATCCGACGAAGTTGATGAATGACTTTTTCGCCGCCGTCGAGTTTATGAAACAACACCCTGAGGCCAGCGGGAAAGTGGGGATCACCGGATTTTGCTACGGTGGCGGTGTCTCGAATGCGGCGGCCGTAGCCTATCCGGAACTGGAGTGCGCGGTACCGTTTTATGGCCGCCAGCCTGCCGCGGCGGATGTGCCGAAGATAAAGGCGCCGATATTGCTGCATTACGCGGCGCTGGATAAAAATATCAATGAGGGCTGGCCGGCGTATGAAGCTGCGTTGAAAGAGAATAATAAAGTTTATGAAGCTTATATTTATCCCGGCGTGAATCATGGCTTTCATAATGACTCTACGCCGCGGTATGACCAGGCCGCTGCTGAGCTGGCCTGGCAAAGAACGCTGGCATGGTTCGAAAAATATTTATCATAA
- a CDS encoding HAMP domain-containing protein has protein sequence MYILRNFTIRVVMLTILGIFCLMWMGVGLYSTWSLSRVADGNEVDRHLVRQMTVLSQGNDQYFRFVTRLSRAMELKASGGTPDFAPVQQALDNMSKNLQEMKTLSPGPMDPDVSAAVLASWQDLLDKGVTPQMQLAQQGTQSAWSEQANKVTPVLSRAFGASAERFNKAAGVMLDQTRVMVDSKTSIIRTLIIGAVILGIAILFFTDRYLVTMLVKPLARIRQQFRQIAQGDLSQPIDDIGRNCVGQLVPLLRTMQDSLRDAVNTIRSGSDNIWRGATEISSGNNDLSSRTEEQAAALEETAASMEQLTATVKLNADNARQASLLAESASRTAGKGGSLVSEVVETMDGISASSKQIAEITTVINSIAFQTNILALNAAVEAARAGEQGRGFAVVAGEVRNLASRSANAAKEIETLIAESARRVDHGAVLVKDTGSTMEAILSGVTEVNTIMKQIASASEEQSKGISQVGVAITQMDGVTQQNAALVEQVSAAAAALERQTEDLQRSVQQFRLSQNDTPNHPAKSAAPVAQRRQAPAAPGDEWVAF, from the coding sequence ATGTACATACTGCGTAATTTCACCATCCGGGTCGTCATGCTGACGATCCTTGGTATTTTCTGTTTAATGTGGATGGGTGTGGGTTTGTACAGCACCTGGTCTCTTTCTCGTGTCGCTGATGGTAACGAAGTCGATCGCCATCTTGTTCGTCAGATGACGGTGCTCAGCCAGGGCAACGATCAGTATTTCCGCTTTGTCACCCGACTCAGCCGCGCGATGGAGTTGAAAGCCAGCGGCGGCACGCCGGATTTCGCTCCCGTCCAGCAGGCGCTGGATAACATGAGCAAAAATCTGCAAGAGATGAAAACCCTTTCGCCAGGCCCGATGGATCCCGACGTCTCCGCCGCGGTGCTGGCGAGCTGGCAGGATCTCCTCGACAAAGGCGTCACGCCGCAAATGCAGCTGGCGCAACAGGGGACTCAGAGCGCCTGGAGCGAACAGGCAAACAAAGTGACGCCAGTATTGAGCCGGGCGTTTGGTGCCAGTGCGGAACGCTTTAATAAAGCCGCGGGTGTGATGCTTGATCAAACCCGCGTGATGGTGGATAGCAAAACGTCGATCATCCGTACTCTGATCATCGGCGCAGTGATCCTGGGCATTGCGATCCTCTTCTTCACCGATCGCTATCTGGTGACCATGCTGGTGAAACCGCTGGCGCGAATTCGCCAACAGTTTCGCCAGATAGCCCAGGGCGACCTCAGTCAGCCGATTGACGACATAGGCCGCAACTGTGTCGGTCAACTGGTGCCTTTATTGCGCACGATGCAGGACAGCCTGCGCGATGCGGTAAACACGATCCGTTCCGGTAGCGACAACATCTGGCGCGGGGCCACTGAAATCTCCAGCGGCAACAACGATCTTTCATCGCGAACGGAAGAGCAGGCCGCTGCGCTGGAAGAGACGGCCGCGAGCATGGAGCAGCTTACCGCCACGGTGAAGCTGAATGCGGATAACGCGCGTCAGGCCAGCCTTCTGGCTGAGTCTGCATCACGCACAGCAGGTAAAGGCGGTTCGCTGGTGTCTGAAGTGGTCGAGACAATGGACGGTATTTCCGCCAGCTCGAAGCAGATTGCTGAAATTACGACCGTCATTAATAGCATTGCCTTCCAGACCAATATTCTTGCATTAAACGCGGCGGTTGAAGCCGCGCGTGCGGGTGAACAAGGGCGTGGATTTGCCGTTGTCGCCGGCGAGGTGCGTAATCTGGCGAGCCGCAGCGCGAACGCGGCAAAAGAAATTGAAACGCTGATTGCCGAATCCGCTCGCCGCGTCGACCACGGAGCGGTACTGGTGAAGGATACCGGTTCAACGATGGAGGCGATCCTGAGCGGCGTGACGGAGGTCAATACCATCATGAAACAAATAGCCTCAGCGTCGGAAGAACAGAGCAAAGGGATTTCTCAGGTGGGTGTTGCGATTACCCAGATGGATGGCGTCACGCAGCAAAACGCCGCGCTGGTGGAACAGGTTTCTGCCGCCGCTGCGGCACTGGAAAGACAAACGGAAGATTTACAACGTTCTGTGCAACAGTTCCGGTTATCGCAAAATGACACGCCCAATCACCCCGCCAAAAGTGCCGCTCCCGTCGCTCAGCGACGCCAGGCACCCGCTGCGCCAGGTGATGAGTGGGTGGCGTTTTAA
- a CDS encoding DUF2623 family protein produces MNNHFGKGLMAGLSATQADSARNVADFCSDYKRGFVLGFSHRMFEKTGDRQLSAWEAGILTRRYGLDKEMVMDFFRENQSSTTIRFFMAGYRLEG; encoded by the coding sequence ATGAACAATCATTTTGGCAAGGGCCTGATGGCCGGATTAAGCGCCACGCAGGCTGACAGCGCTCGCAATGTGGCGGATTTTTGTTCGGATTATAAACGCGGCTTCGTATTAGGATTCTCGCATCGCATGTTTGAAAAAACCGGCGACAGGCAACTTAGCGCCTGGGAAGCGGGGATCCTGACGCGCCGCTATGGGTTGGATAAAGAGATGGTGATGGACTTCTTTCGGGAAAATCAGTCCAGCACCACAATTCGCTTTTTCATGGCCGGCTATCGGCTCGAAGGTTGA